Within the Pseudobythopirellula maris genome, the region TCACGGGCGACGGGCGTCAGCGGCCGACGCCCGCGGCGGTCGGGGCCAGCGCCACGTCGTCGCGCTTGAGCGGCCAAACGCGCACCGTGGCGTCGAATCCGGCCGTGACCATCTTGGTCCGGTCGGCGTTGATCGTCATGGCGGCCACGGTGCCGGTGTGCCCCTCGAAGCGACGCATCGGCGAGCCGGAGTAAACGTCGTATGAGCGGATGGCGTTGTCGCTGCCGCCGATGGCGACCTCTCGGTCGGCCAAGAACGCCACGGCGAAGGCCTTGGCCGGACGGATGGCGATCTCGCCCGCCGACTCGCCGGAGATCACGTCCCAGAGCCGGCAGAGCGGCCCGTCGCCCGCCGCGGCCACCAGGCGGCCGTCGGGCGAGAACGCCACGGCCCGCACGCGGCGTCCGCCCGTGTCGAAATCGTGCACCGCCTCACCGCTCGCCAGGTCCCACACACGCAACACCCCCGAGCCGCCGGCCGCCGCCATGCGGGAGCCGTCTGGCGAGAAGGCGACGCTCCGCGTGTCGCCGCAGGGGCAACCGAAGGTTTCGACCAGTTCCCCCTCGGGTAACCGATAGAGACGCGCAGCCTGCGTGCGGCCGGCGACGATCAATCGCTGGCCGTCGGGATGAAACGCCGAGCAGGCGAGGCCGCCCGGCGCCAGGTCGGTGGTCGAGAGCGTGTCGCCCTTGTAGACGCGCAGCCGACGGTCGTCGCTCACCGTGGCGACCCACTCGCCATCGGTCGAGAAACGGACGCCGCGGACCCAGTCGGTGTGTCCCTCACGCCGGCCGAGAAGCTCGCCCGTCTCGGTGCGCCACTCCCACAGCCGGTGGTCGTCGGCGCCGGCCAAGATCCGGTCGCCATTGGGCGACAAGGCGACGGCCGTCGCCACGGCCGAGCGCGGCGCCTCCGCGGTGCTGTCCTCCAACTCGAGCCGCAAGGTGCGCTCGGGCCTGAGGGTCTGGACGGCGGACGCCTGAGCGGCGACGAGTGCTAGCGTGAGGGCCAGCAGCGTGCGGGCCCCTCGCGGGGCGGACGTTTCGATGCGCGGCATGGGACAGTGGCTCGGTCGAGGTCGACGGAATCGTTCAGATCCCCTATCGACCCGCGCGGAGCGATGACCCAAGAGAAAGGTTGAGGGAGGGTTAACCCCGGCGCCCTGGGCAAGCGGCGTCGCCGCTGGAGTGAGGCAACCCGCAGAAGAGGCGGCTCATTCGGCGTCGCTAGCTGCGTTGACGGCTTCTTCGACGGCGTCGTCAGTCGCGGTCTCCGTGACGGCGTCGCTGTCGGCGTTGGCGTTGGCGTTGGCGTCGTCGGCTTGTTCGCTAGCCTCGGTTCCGTTCTGGTCAGAGACGCCGCCCTCGGCGCCGCCGTCCTGCGAGTCGTAGCTCGCATCGGTCGGAGCGGGCTCGTCGGCGGCGTCGGCGTCGGCTTCGATTTCGCCTTCGGGCTGCTCGTCTACGGCGTCTTGCGTCTCGGAAGCGTCGTCGCTTGACGCCTCGTCGGTCGATGGCTCGCTCGATCGCACGGGCCCGGCGAACGGGAGGCTGCCGATCTCTGGGTCGAGCGGGGCGCCGAAGGCGTTCTGGTCGTCTCGCAACCCGAGCCGCTCGCGGCGTTCGACGACCTGCTGGGTGAACTCGCGTTCGTCGTCGTAGTACTCGATCACGTCCCAGAGCGGGAAGTCTTCGGGGATCCGCTCGTCGAGCTGATCGAGGATCTTTCCGTACTGGTAGATCAAGTCCATGACGTCGTCGCCGGTCGTGTCCATCCCGTCGTTGAGCTGCGGGTACTCGTCGAACACAGCGCGCCAGCCTTCGAAGGCTTCTTCGTAGAGCTTGCGTGCGGTGATCGGGTCGCCGTTCTCGCGGAACTCACGCTGGCCCCGGTAGATCTTCTCACGCGCCTGCACGGCGTCGACGGTCTGTTCGAACTCGCAGCGGACCGCCCAATAGTCGAAGTTGCAGGTGTCGTTGTAGAGCCGTGTGAAAGTGAGCAACTCTTTCGTGTCGACCAGCTCAGCGGCCACGGCGGCCGCCTCGCGGGCCATCTCGGGCCGCTCCTCGCCGATCCGTGCGGCGATGTCCAAGGGGCTCACACGCAACCGGCGTAGCACGCCGTGGACGAGTGCGTCCTGCGCGGGGCCGCGTTGCCTTCGCGGCGTCTCGACCGCGCTGCGTTCCTCATCGGTGAGCGACGCCATCAGGTCTTCGGCCAGCAGCTGCTTTATGCCTTCGTGCATGCCGTCGAGTTCGTCTTCCAGCTCCTCGACACGCTCGGCCAGGTCGTCCTCTTCGTTGAAGTAGAGGATGCGGCCGGTGGAGTGCTCGATCGGCATGTTGCCGAAATCGGTCCACTCTTTGCCCGCCAGCCGCCAGGCGGCCACGCCGCGCTC harbors:
- a CDS encoding WD40 repeat domain-containing protein: MPRIETSAPRGARTLLALTLALVAAQASAVQTLRPERTLRLELEDSTAEAPRSAVATAVALSPNGDRILAGADDHRLWEWRTETGELLGRREGHTDWVRGVRFSTDGEWVATVSDDRRLRVYKGDTLSTTDLAPGGLACSAFHPDGQRLIVAGRTQAARLYRLPEGELVETFGCPCGDTRSVAFSPDGSRMAAAGGSGVLRVWDLASGEAVHDFDTGGRRVRAVAFSPDGRLVAAAGDGPLCRLWDVISGESAGEIAIRPAKAFAVAFLADREVAIGGSDNAIRSYDVYSGSPMRRFEGHTGTVAAMTINADRTKMVTAGFDATVRVWPLKRDDVALAPTAAGVGR